Below is a window of Mesomycoplasma bovoculi M165/69 DNA.
ACCCAAATGAACAAAAAACTCAGGATGCAAAAATAAAACAAAACCAAGGCAATGAAACAGAAATTAAGTTTTATTTAAAACCATACTTTTTCCAAGATTCACAAACTAAAGCGAATTCAGCTAACCAATTAGAAAATGTAATTTATAAGTTGTATTTAGTTGAGCAAACCACTAACAAGCCTAAAAATGTAGACCCAAATGTATTGATCACAGCTCCAAATTTTTCTATTGAAGAATTAGATGCTGCTGAAAAATCAGGCAATAACAATAATCCTAAAAAAATCAAGGTAATTAGTTTAACTAGAAGAATTACTATCAATAATTTTTTAACAACAGAAAATAACACAATTGAGCCACAAAATTGACAATTTAATAAAGATTTATTTGTTCACACTCTTTGAAATGTTTTAGCTGTTGATCAAGGTTTCCCATTACCTTTTGATGCATCATTATTAAAGGATAATTAGAAATAATGATTGAAATCAAAATCCCTGATGTTGTGAAAGGAGTATTAAATACTCAATTTGGCAATGGTAATTTAGGTGGAGATTTTCGAAATTCTGTTAGTTTTCCTTTGAGTTGATCCAAAGTTAAAGGGGCAAAATCATATGCAGTTACTTTAATAGATTATGAGTCAACCAACACACTTGGCGCTATTTTTGTGCATTGAGTGGCTACTAACATTAAAACTAATAAATTAAAATGAGATGAATCTTTTGCAAAAAAAGATAAACTATTTCAATTTGAAAATAGTGTAACAGATAAAGCTAGTGCTTATATGTTGCAATCATTTTACCAAAGCCATCCAAATGGTGTTTATTTTGGCCCTTTTCCACCTGATTGTGACCACAATTATCGTTTAGAAGTTTTTGCTTTAGATATTAATGACATTTTAGAAAATTCTCCATTTGATCCAAAACAACCTTTATTTTACGATCAGTTTTTAGAATTAATTAAAAATCATGTTGTTGATTGAGGTGTTACAAGTTTCTTATATCGAACTCGTTCTAAGATGGAAGAAGGTCGAATTATTCCTTTAGAAATCACAGAAAATCAATTAAATTTGCCTCTTTCTGAAGAACAAAGTAAATTTTTTGTTAGT
It encodes the following:
- a CDS encoding YbhB/YbcL family Raf kinase inhibitor-like protein, whose amino-acid sequence is MIEIKIPDVVKGVLNTQFGNGNLGGDFRNSVSFPLSWSKVKGAKSYAVTLIDYESTNTLGAIFVHWVATNIKTNKLKWDESFAKKDKLFQFENSVTDKASAYMLQSFYQSHPNGVYFGPFPPDCDHNYRLEVFALDINDILENSPFDPKQPLFYDQFLELIKNHVVDWGVTSFLYRTRSKMEEGRIIPLEITENQLNLPLSEEQSKFFVSFDKINFYSNALQARSNNYHLLDIKYLGKEASSLIYGAQNFDLEIYSESQNIKEYVILVTSFAETSSLGVGLVCWVKVGIKKTNDSYKTIILAGNNPFEKSDDLVQIQNTFAGPSAETIASIIGKNVTDFDLIDHSYGLLFLPGLTNGQGNYSLEIFGINQEIDWANIEKTKGQKLNATDVLQTIKGKIVAYNRTFFKLV